One Aegilops tauschii subsp. strangulata cultivar AL8/78 chromosome 7, Aet v6.0, whole genome shotgun sequence genomic window carries:
- the LOC141026908 gene encoding uncharacterized protein: protein MAFEKGYAARADGNTEIFVNYTNKASCVEYCIGRFKYWLRNDDQKIVALDVEYTWPRGLRQMAVVVQLCVGIYVLVYHISVADEHCGLLAAFLLDKEYTFVGVDINNEDKKLKRVGLVVQNFVDIQNMWRVPDPVTIKPKYGLADYAGSIIHHSYNKMKDAITEDDHHIWAEAPLPLKNIYYASTRMPPTMYTGAW from the coding sequence ATGGCGTTCGAGAAAGGTTATGCTGCTAGGGCAGATGGAAATACCGAAATTTTTGTGAACTACACGAACAAGGCTAGCTGTGTTGAGTACTGCATTGGCAGATTCAAATACTGGCTGCGGAACGATGACCAGAAGATAGTTGCACTGGATGTGGAGTACACCTGGCCTCGTGGTCTGAGACAGATGGCTGTCGTGGTCCAGTTATGCGTTGGCATCTACGTCCTCGTGTACCACATAAGTGTTGCTGATGAGCACTGCGGCCTGCTTGCCGCCTTCCTGCTCGACAAGGAGTACACCTTTGTTGGGGTGGACATCAACAATGAGGACAAAAAACTCAAGCGTGTTGGTCTGGTGGTACAAAACTTTGTGGATATCCAGAATATGTGGAGAGTGCCTGATCCAGTGACGATTAAGCCAAAGTATGGCTTGGCTGACTACGCTGGTTCCATCATCCACCACAGCTACAACAAGATGAAGGATGCTATCACAGAAGATGACCACCATATATGGGCAGAAGCGCCCTTGCCCTTGAAGAACATCTATTATGCTTCCACGCGTATGCCACCTACGATGTATACAGGCGCTTGGTGA